The Streptomyces sp. NBC_00569 genomic sequence ACGTCAACCACGGCATCTCCACGTGGCTGCCGTCGCTCTACACCAAGAACTTCGGGCTCGACCTGACCACCGCGCTCGTCTACACGCTGCTCAGCAACGTGACGGGACTCCTCGGCACCCTCTGCGTCGCCCTCGTCATCGACCGCGTGGGCCGGCGCCCCGCCCTCGTGGCCGCGCTCGGCGGCACCACGTTCACCCTCGCGACGCTCGCCCTGGTCGGTGTGACGTCGGGCAGCCAGGTCGCGATCTTCGCCTCCTGCACGACGTTCTTCGTGTACGCCATCAACGCGGGCCTCTACCTCTACTCACCCGAGCTGTACCCGACGCGCAACCGCGCCAAGGGCGCCGCGTTCGGCGGCCTGTGGAACCGCCTCGGCGTCATCCTGGGCCCCATCACGGTCGGCGCGATCATCGGCGGGGGCGGCAGCCTCACGATCGTCTTCGCCCAGCTCGCCGCGGTCGCCGCGGTGGGTGCGGTGATCGCGCTGTTCGCGGTGGAGACGAAGGGCAAGACGCTGGAGGAGCTCAACTCCTGACGGTGGTACGGGTGTGCGGCGCCGGTCTCTCGCGCGGGGGGTGCGAGGGGGCGGCGCCGTTCGCGTGCCCGGCGTCGGCTCAGTCCTGTCCCGCCGTCATCGACCGTCCCAAACCGCCCAGCAGCGCCGCGAGTTGCCGCTGCTCGCCCGGAACGAGCCCCGCGAGCAGCTCCCGTTCGTGTGTGCGTCGCTCCTCGGCCACCCGGCCGACCAGGTCGGCCCCGGCCGGGGTGAGGCGGAGGTGGACGATGCGGCGGTCCTGGCCGTCACGTTCGCGTTCGATGAGGCCCGCCTCCACGAGGCGGTCGGCGTGCTGGGTGACACCGCCCGCGCTGACCGCGCCGGCCGCGGCGATCTCGCCCATCGTGCGCCGGTAGGGGGCGCCCGTCGCGTGCAGCGCGGACAGCACCTCGAAGGCGGCCAGGCTGATGCCGTGCCGCTTCACGACGCGGCCGATCAGGGTCCGGTAGCGCGCGGTGCAGGCGTTGAGGGCGGCGAACACGGCGGGGCCGGACGCGCCGGGGGCCTCGCGCGCGGGCCTGAGGCGGGCCGACGCGGGGTCCGGCTCCGGGGCCTGCCGCTCGGCGACCTGCGGTCCCGGGATCTGCCGTTCCGGGGCCTGCGGCTCCGGGGTCTGCGGCTCCAGGATCCGCCCGGTCAGCGCCGCCGTCAGGACGTCCGCGAGGACGGGCTCCAGGGTGTCCGTCGGTACCGACGTGGCCGGTTCGTGGGCGAACAGATAGCGCTCCATGATCACGCCGAAGAGGATGCTGCGGATCATGGCGATCCGCGCGTCCGCCGCGTCGCAGTCACCGAGCAGCCGTCGCAGGGGCTCGCTCACCTGCCGGTCGAGGATCGTGGACAGCAGCTCGGCGCTGGGGGGATGGCTGAGCCCCGAGCGGATCAGCGCCGGCCAGGGGTCGTGCGCGGGGAGCCGGTCCCAGCGGTCGAGATAGTCGTGGGCGAGCGCGTGCGGCAGCTCCTCCCGGCCGACCGAGGGATCGTCGAGCACGCCCTCGGTGACCCCGGTCCCGCCGCCGACGACCTCGCGGAACAGTCCGTCCTTCGAGCCGAAGTACGCCATGACCAGGCCGGGGGTGACGCCCACCTCGGCGGCGATGGCCCGGATGCCGACCCCTTTGTAGCCCTGGGCCGCGAACAGCCGACGGGCCGCCTCCAGCACGGCGCTGCGCCGCCCCTCGGGGTCGTGGGAGCGGCCGCGACGGGGCTCGGGGGCGGTCCGGTCCGGAGTGCTGTGCTCTGCGTCCACGTGCCTCAGATTAAACGAGTGTTCAGAATGGGGTGTTCGTGCCGGCCGTACGGCGGTGACCTGCCCGGGCCGCCGTCGCCGCCACGGGCCCGGGCCACCATCACCGGCCCGCGCCTGCCCGGCGAGCGCGCGCGGAGCGCGTTCGGGAACAGCCGTTCAAAACGCCCGTTCAAAAATGGCTCACGACGCGTGCACCGGCCCCGCGAGACCGCTCAGCGCCCGGCCGCTGCCGCCCCGCCGCACCGCGATGAGCTCCGCCGCGATGGACACGGCCGTCTCCTCCGGCCCGCGCCCGCCGAGGTCGAGGCCGATCGGTGAGCGCAGCCGCGCCAGTTCGGCCTCGCCGAGCCCCGCGGCCCGCAGTCGTGCCAGCCGGTCCTCGTGCGTACGCCGGCTGCCCATGGCGCCCACGTACCCGGCCCTGCTGCGCAGAGCCAGTTCGAGGACGGGCACGTCGAAGCGGGCGTCATGGGTCAGCACGCACACGGCGGTGGCCGCGTCCACCTGGTCCTCGTGGGCCGCGAACCAGCGGTGCGGCCAGTCCACGACGACCTCGTGCGCGTCCGGGAAACGGGCGGCCGTGGCGAAGGCCGGGCGGGCGTCGCACACGGTCACCCGGTGTCCGAGCAGCGCCCCGATCCGTACGAGGGGGCGAGCGAACTCGACCGCGCCGCACACCAGGAGGTGCGGCGGCACCCCGAAGGCCTGCACGAACAGGTCCCGCTCGGGCGTGCACGACGGGTCCGGGCCCGGCTCGCCGACGCGTACGAGGCCGCTCGTGCCGCGGGTGAGCAGCGCTTCGGCGGCCTGAGCCGCGGCACGGTCGAGCCGTGCGTCGCCGAGTGTCCCGCTCACCCCGGAAGCGCCCGTGGCGAGGCTTCCCGGCCCGCCCTCCACCGGCGTCACCAGCGCCACCGGGACATGGGCCGCGAGGTCGGCTGCCACACGGGCGAGCGGTGCGTCGGCGGTGACCTCGCGTATCAGCACCTCTATGGTTCCGCCGCAGGTCAGGCCCACCGAGAAGGCGTCGTCGTCGCTGACCCCGTACGTCTCGCGGGCGGGCCCCGCACCGGCGAGGACGTCCTCCGCGACCGCGCACACCGAGGCCTCCACACAGCCGCCGGAGACGCTGCCGACCACGCGGCCGTCCTCGGCGACCAGCATCGACGTACCCGCGGCGTGCGGGGCGGAGCCCCAGGTGCGGACGACCGTGGCCATCGCGAAGCGGGTCGCGGACGCCTGCCACGCGGCTGCCTGGTCGATCACGTGTCGCATGTCTCTCACCTCGAGCACATCGAATCGGCTGCACCCTCTTGCCAAGAAGAAACTTTAGTGTAAATCATTTCAGGCATTAGATAGTTGTGTCGACCCGAGAGGCCTGGTGGAAGCCGGTTGAAACCGACACCCTTTGACTACAGCGCTCCAGGCAGCGTCGGCGAGGTGCTCGCCCTCCTCGCCGACGAGGAGCGGGAGGCCAAGGTCCTGGCCGGCGGCCAGTCCCTGATCCCCATGCTCAGCATGCGCCTCGCCCGCCCGGGACTGCTCGTCGACATCACGCGGGTCCCCGGCCTCGACCGCCTGTACACCGACGTGTCGGGCGCTCTGCACATCGGCGCCGCCGTCCGGCAGTCCCGGGCCGCGGACGACCCCGTGGTGCGCGAGGGGTGGCCCCTCCTCGCGGCGGCGATCCGGCGCATAGGGCACCCGCAGATCCGCCACCGCGGCACGGTCTGCGGCAGCCTCGCGCACCACGACCCCGCCGCCGAACTGCCGACCGCCGCGCTCGCCCTCGACGCCCGCTTCGTGATCGCCGGACCCGGCGGCACCCG encodes the following:
- a CDS encoding TetR/AcrR family transcriptional regulator translates to MDAEHSTPDRTAPEPRRGRSHDPEGRRSAVLEAARRLFAAQGYKGVGIRAIAAEVGVTPGLVMAYFGSKDGLFREVVGGGTGVTEGVLDDPSVGREELPHALAHDYLDRWDRLPAHDPWPALIRSGLSHPPSAELLSTILDRQVSEPLRRLLGDCDAADARIAMIRSILFGVIMERYLFAHEPATSVPTDTLEPVLADVLTAALTGRILEPQTPEPQAPERQIPGPQVAERQAPEPDPASARLRPAREAPGASGPAVFAALNACTARYRTLIGRVVKRHGISLAAFEVLSALHATGAPYRRTMGEIAAAGAVSAGGVTQHADRLVEAGLIERERDGQDRRIVHLRLTPAGADLVGRVAEERRTHERELLAGLVPGEQRQLAALLGGLGRSMTAGQD
- a CDS encoding XdhC family protein; amino-acid sequence: MRHVIDQAAAWQASATRFAMATVVRTWGSAPHAAGTSMLVAEDGRVVGSVSGGCVEASVCAVAEDVLAGAGPARETYGVSDDDAFSVGLTCGGTIEVLIREVTADAPLARVAADLAAHVPVALVTPVEGGPGSLATGASGVSGTLGDARLDRAAAQAAEALLTRGTSGLVRVGEPGPDPSCTPERDLFVQAFGVPPHLLVCGAVEFARPLVRIGALLGHRVTVCDARPAFATAARFPDAHEVVVDWPHRWFAAHEDQVDAATAVCVLTHDARFDVPVLELALRSRAGYVGAMGSRRTHEDRLARLRAAGLGEAELARLRSPIGLDLGGRGPEETAVSIAAELIAVRRGGSGRALSGLAGPVHAS
- a CDS encoding FAD binding domain-containing protein, with product MKPTPFDYSAPGSVGEVLALLADEEREAKVLAGGQSLIPMLSMRLARPGLLVDITRVPGLDRLYTDVSGALHIGAAVRQSRAADDPVVREGWPLLAAAIRRIGHPQIRHRGTVCGSLAHHDPAAELPTAALALDARFVIAGPGGTRTVGAADFFVATFQTAVAPDELLTEVVLPPRARDGWAFEELARRHGDFATVGVAVTLRRAPDRRTVGAARAVFCGAGPVPVRLPAVEEALTGTDAGTAALDAAASAALAGLAPADDVHATAAYRREAAAHLLVRACTLAWERCS